The genomic interval TACCACCTGAGTCTCTATTGGCTGTGAGGCCTGTCAATCTTACGTGGGCTTTTTCAGCAGCACCAGAGAGCGGGCCCAGGATAGGCCAGGGCCTGTGGGGCTCTAGGGTCACAGAGGTCACGTGCCAGTCCCGCCGGTGGACCCTACAAACCGAGCCGTTCTGCGCCCCGCCTTCTTCTAACGGGCACGAGCAGAGGCGCACATGCGCATTAGGGCAGCTTGGCGCCACCAGGCGGTGGGCGGGGCAGGGAGTCCAGAGGGGGGCGAGGGTTGGGAGGGAGGTTTGGGTAGGGAGGAATGGGGAGCCCGAGTGGATCAGGGGATCTAGGGGCGAAGGCAGGCTGCAATGTCTGTGGAGAAAGAGTTTCCGTTTCTGTTTTCACACCCAGGCCGGAAAGTACGGAGTAAGCAGCTTAGGGAGCCGCGGGGACGCAGTAAGGCCCGGATACCCGGCACCCATAGGAAGCCCCGCCGGGACCAAAGGCGATCGCCACCGGAGTCACACTGCAAGAAGGCGCAAGTgcgagagaaagagaaggtgtgGATACCTTGGAATGGACTCATCGTGATTGGGAAGAGAGTGGAGCTCTTGGATAGAAACGTGCAAAAGTCTAACCCAAAGTTGGAATCTGAATACTGGAAGCTGGAGGGCGCAGGGaagaaattctcaaaagagaaatcgGGCCTGCAACAGGAGACGGTGGACTCGAAGTTCTTGAGCAGTGTAGGAAGGACGGTGCGGGCTCCAGCAAGCTTGGAGGATGACAGCCCAGAGAAGACTTGGAGAGAGCTGGAGGACAGACTCAAAGCTGGTGTGCCTAAGAGCGCAGAGATGACTGCAGAGCGTGAAGAAAACTTGAAGTCTACCTCTAGGGACAAGTTGAGGACCACTAGAGGGGACTTGAGGTCCAGAGGGGATCAACTGAGGCAGAATGAGGAATTAGAGTCAAGTGGAGAGAACTTGATGTCCAAGAGAGAGAAACGGGTGTCCATTGGAGAGAAGATGGTaggcagaggagagaagcagaggtCTGTTGTAGAGAaaatggacagtagagagaggCGGGGGACCATCAGAGAGAAGGCGTTGGACAGTGAAGACAAGAGGGGATCCATTAGAGAGAAGGcaacagagagtagagagaggcGGGGGACCATCAGAGAGAAGGTGTCAGACAGTGGAGAGAGGCGGGGGTCCATCAGAGACAAGGTGTCGGACACTAGGGAGAGACGGGGGTCCATCACAGAGAAAGTGTCAGACAGTGGAGAGAGGCGGGGGTCCATtagagagaaggtggagagtagagagaggCGGGGGTCTATCAGAGAGAAGGTGTCAGACAGTGGAGAGAAGCGAGGGTCCATtagagagaaggtggagagtagagagaggCGGGGGTCTATCAGAGAGAAGGTGTcagacagtggagagaagggagggtcCATTAGAGAGAAGGTAGAGAGTAGAGAGAGGCGAGGGTCCATCAGAGAGAAGGTGTCAGACAGTGGAGAGAAGCGAGGGTCCATCAGAGAGAAGGTGTCAGACAGTGGAGAGAAGCGAGGGTCCATTAGAGAGAAGGTgtcagagagtagagagaggcGGGGGTCCATCAGAGAGAAGGTGTCAGACAGTGGAGAGAGGCGGGGGTCCATCAGAGAGAAGGCGAAATTGAGTAGAGAGAAATTGAGGCCCAGTGGAGAGAAGCTGAGGCCTGGTGATAAACGTTCAAGATCCACTGAAGATATACTGGAGTCAAATACTGAGGAATTGGAGTCTGATGAGGTAAAACTGGAAGGGCATTCAAGAACAGGAAGTGCCACAGAAGAGACTATTGAAAGAGTGATAAATATTATTGGTAGTGAAAGTGTGATGGAAAATATGAGTCAGGAAATGCAAAGTCCTTCTGAAAGTGTGCAAGGGATAGATGACCACGAAGGCACAGAGAACGGAGTGGAAATTGATAGTCATGTcttggatggagagagagagattgctgaTGAATCTGTTcctaaggaagagaaagacacactTGGAGAAAGCTCCAAGGAATCGGGTGGATGAAAAATTGAAGGTGAAGAAGGAGATTGGAGTATTGAAAGCCAAGGAGAAGCTAGAGCCAAGGACTTTGTTGGTCTT from Arvicanthis niloticus isolate mArvNil1 chromosome 1, mArvNil1.pat.X, whole genome shotgun sequence carries:
- the LOC117697256 gene encoding uncharacterized protein LOC117697256, producing MSVEKEFPFLFSHPGRKVRSKQLREPRGRSKARIPGTHRKPRRDQRRSPPESHCKKAQVREKEKVWIPWNGLIVIGKRVELLDRNVQKSNPKLESEYWKLEGAGKKFSKEKSGLQQETVDSKFLSSVGRTVRAPASLEDDSPEKTWRELEDRLKAGVPKSAEMTAEREENLKSTSRDKLRTTRGDLRSRGDQLRQNEELESSGENLMSKREKRVSIGEKMVGRGEKQRSVVEKMDSRERRGTIREKALDSEDKRGSIREKATESRERRGTIREKVSDSGERRGSIRDKVSDTRERRGSITEKVSDSGERRGSIREKVESRERRGSIREKVSDSGEKRGSIREKVESRERRGSIREKVSDSGEKGGSIREKVESRERRGSIREKVSDSGEKRGSIREKVSDSGEKRGSIREKVSESRERRGSIREKVSDSGERRGSIREKAKLSREKLRPSGEKLRPGDKRSRSTEDILESNTEELESDEVKLEGHSRTGSATEETIERVINIIGSESVMENMSQEMQSPSESVQGIDDHEGTENGVEIDSHVLDGEREIADESVPKEEKDTLGESSKESGG